From a region of the Drosophila virilis strain 15010-1051.87 chromosome 3, Dvir_AGI_RSII-ME, whole genome shotgun sequence genome:
- the Ilp5 gene encoding probable insulin-like peptide 5 yields the protein MAKTIQIFLLPLMLLLLMGFYSAKAANSYKVCGSELTEALYIVCKGKFGSFQHHKRGSLDLFDYVDQQYETNDVEDRDTLWGLPPRSQNSLVATRRLMRGVVDECCRKPCTRLEMLQYCGN from the exons ATGGCGAAAACCATACAAATCTTCTTGCTGCCgctaatgttgctgttgctgatgggATTTTACAGCGCCAAAGCCGCGAACAGCTATAAGGTTTGTGGTTCGGAACTGACCGAAGCACTTTACATAGTCTGCAAGGGCAAATTCGGCTCCTTTCAACACCACAAACGCGGCTCGT TGGATCTCTTTGACTATGTGGACCAGCAGTACGAGACGAACGATGTGGAGGACAGGGATACGCTCTGGGGATTGCCGCCAAGGAGTCAGAATTCCCTGGTGGCCACCAGGCGGCTAATGCGCGGCGTTGTCGATGAATGTTGCCGCAAGCCCTGCACGAGATTGGAAATGTTACAGTATTGCGGAAACTAA